From the genome of Anopheles funestus chromosome 2RL, idAnoFuneDA-416_04, whole genome shotgun sequence:
GTAACGAAAGGAACTCATTATCATCCCATTGATTAAAAGGCCTCTGTCTGAAGAATCATACCTTGCGTTTCATTTCTTCCAGCGTTGCCTTGTAGCTCTCCACCGGTACCGTGCCGGTGACGAGTTTCTTCTTGAGCGAACGGGACAACCGATTAACCTTCTTGAGGAGCGTTTCGCGCACCAAATCTTCATCCTTGGAGTAGGACGATAGAGAAGCGGCCGCACGCTGCCACACGGCTATTTCGTGACGGATCTCCTGCACATCCTGCGGTTCGCTGAAGCGCAGATCGTTGATGTTTTTGAACTTCATGCGCAGCTGGAAGTAGGTCGTGATCATGACGAAGAAGATCGGTATGGCCATATGCAGTGTGAAGATGGCGAAATTCACTCCCtgattatagaaaaaaaagagagtatTGATAACAAACCCCTATTCCTGCAGCAAGAGCTATTTCTGCGATCTCCTTACATTTTTCGCAATATAGCTGTTGGACGCGATGATGACGTTTGGTGGATCACCTACGGGTGTTAGTGTACCGCCGACGTTCGAGTAGATCACCATCGACATCAACACCGGCACCGGATTTAATTCCATCACCTCACACAATCGTATCGTTACCGGAGTCATAAGCAACACGGTCGTTACGTTGTCCAGGAACGAGGACAGTATCGCGGTAAAGATGCACAGGCAGTTGATCAGTGGCCACACCTTACCGTTCGTCACCTGGTACGCATACACGGCCAGGTAATCGAAGATACCGGTCTCGGACAGGATAGCCACCAGGATCATCATGCCGAACAAGAGCAGCAGCGTTTCGACATCGATCCATGAGATCAACTTCGGCATGCTGGGACGCTCGTTCATGGCAGCCAGTACACCGATGGCAAGCGTTGAAGCGATGATGGCCGCAAACGTGCGGTGCACTATCTCCCAGATGATCAACACATACAGTCCGAGCAGTACGATCGCGGCATAGATAACGCCCGTCTCGGTGTCCATCGGCGTTGGATCGTAGGTGAATTTGGTCGGGAAATCGGCTTCCAGATTGGAGGACAACCGTACCCGTACGACCGCCTTTCCGCTCGTTACCTTCTGATGATTTACGGGTCCAATGTCAAAGACATGCTTACGCGTCATCTCATCCATCTGATCGATTGCTTCGAGTGAACTCGGTATAGGGACCAACCAGACATTCGTGATGTTCTGAAAGATAAACAGGGGCAGAAGTTAGATTGAGAATCCATTAGGCCCTAAACGATCGTGCGAGCGTTACTGCGTTACCTCCGTGTACTTGACGTCGTGATCAGGGAAAAAGCTCGTATTGGAGTTATTGCTAGGTAGGTAGAGCAGCTGCAGATTAACCGACAAGTACGTGCTCGTGTTGTTGTGATGCTGGTCACTTAGAAAGGCACCTTTTAGATTAATCCCAATCCGAGAGCCCGGAGATGGTTCTGGCAAAATGTATGCTACAGTGACGAGTgtgcaaaaattgaaaaaggtaaaataagATGTTTGTAGATAAGGAAAGTTCTCACTGTACTTACTCCGATAGGATCCTTCCGGCACGGATAGTTGTCGCGGGATAAGTTCCTTCTCGTGCTTCGACATCAGGAAGCCAGTGAAGACCAGCCATACGACGAGCAGTGTGCCAACCTTCACGTAACCGAACAGTTTACCATGCTCATGGTGGCCACCCATCGTTGTTTCGTGACCCTCGTCACCTTCGCCATCGGTCGTCACGTTTTGGCCATTCTTTTCACACTGCTCCACCACCGCCGACGTTTTGCCATCCTCGACGGATGTGTCCGGGTTGGTGACCTTGATTGTGATGAACTCCTTGCTGTTGTTATCTTCGCCATCGTCCGCTGAGACGTCTTCGTTCGGGAGCGGATCATCTTCGGTGCCTGCAAAATGGAGACATCCTATTACTTAACCAATAAAGTCTTTCAAAagattcttttgtttattcatGAATCAACACAGTcaagtttgtttgttcttaGAGTCGAGCGAGTAATGGATCAACATAAATGAATCATATTACCTATCTAAACAAAAACCTACGTCATAATCAAGGTTTGCGTAAGTTCTTTTTTGCAACTCCATCGCTTGCTTCCAGATTACTGAAATTAACCTTTAAAGCGAGTGGGTACGGCGTGACGCTATACCACTGCCCTAATGCCCTTTGCCGGACGGTAATGGCAATCATTGCCAATTGACAGCCTTTGGAAACGGTGTACATAAAACAGGCAGCCTTCGAATGGAGTCATATTTTATGTCGTTTTGACGGTAAAACTTTTCATTAATTAACACCCACACCCGGTTGCCACTTGTGCAAAAGGTTAATTTAAGGTTCAGTCGAATTcattgaagaagcaaaaacatcgTTTCCAGACAATATGGCACGCGGTTCGTCATTGGCGAAGCGGGCTATCAGAATGTAACATATTTATCTTTTACATGCTTACTGGCTGTTTGAGGTTTGTAACACAGTCTAgagttatttttttgcgaatgaaCAGTTCTACAAGCGATTGAACAagctaaaaatatgtttcagaCGAAACGCGGTTTATCATCCGTGGTTGAACCTGCGGAtacaaaaataacacaccTAACAGACCTAATATATCTCTTTTTTCTAGTCGGTTATTGACAATGACCATGACAGCAATAGAGATAGAAGTGGAGAGCGTCAAAGACAATTGGTATGATGAACGCTTGACAACATTGTCCATCGATTAGATAAAGTAACCCCTTttggtttggattttttcttaattattttttaattggttCATAGTGTGTATCATTGATTGGGGTTATAAATAACCATGATATGGATATtgtatttaaaagaaaaacgatcttAACCGCTTATAACATccaaaattgtaatttattattactGTTCTTAAAAacaaccatgcgtctccattgctACAATAAATTAAGGATATATGGATTAAACAATTGTAAATTTGAAGTTATTACTAATTGAATATGGAAATGTATTGAACCAAAAACAATAGTTTTTTTCACAATTACTCAACTTTATCAATACGTTCATCatagttttaatttatcaACCAATTCTTGGCGACTGAAAAAATCGCTTTATTACTTTGTATTCAAACAATGCAAATCAGTGACGCGAATTCTCttgtttgcatacatttaaaaatggaaaagaaacaatcacATCGGTAACATTGATGCGAagggaatgtttttgtttttacttcaaCTGTACCGCTGCATCCTCATTCAGCTGGAAGCATAAATAGCGCATATTGTAGCGTACGCCCATTCAAAGCAAGTGAAAGACCGACACCGAGCAACGTTTGTACGGCCGCACATACGTCTACGTGTTCGTTGCCAATCAACGAAATCAACAGCATCCCGGGAGCGATACGAACGCTACTGGCGGTACGGTTCAATCCGTTCGTGGTACATTCTCGCGCGCGCACAAGGAAAGAAAGGGTGACCGAGTAGGGTAGGGGATGGGCGGACCAGAAGAAGTAGAAGAAGATCTCTCAAACGCCATCACGGTAAATGCGATAATGAGCGGAAATGTTTCATGCTTGAAAATTTACATAgaataattgaaaacaatcGCCCCATCGGTTGGGATGCAGGTGGCGGTGGTTCGATATCCGGGAAGGGAGGGTGTGCCGTAGGGAGGGTGAGATAGCTCGAAACGTCGTCATATTTCGACTGCATGCGGGTCACTGTCACATGTTGACCATGCTCAGTGT
Proteins encoded in this window:
- the LOC125763400 gene encoding P protein isoform X4; amino-acid sequence: MDPHSQVTEASLEIWRTLPAAIRQDPSLASFRQEHERLHGTEDDPLPNEDVSADDGEDNNSKEFITIKVTNPDTSVEDGKTSAVVEQCEKNGQNVTTDGEGDEGHETTMGGHHEHGKLFGYVKVGTLLVVWLVFTGFLMSKHEKELIPRQLSVPEGSYRTYILPEPSPGSRIGINLKGAFLSDQHHNNTSTYLSVNLQLLYLPSNNSNTSFFPDHDVKYTENITNVWLVPIPSSLEAIDQMDEMTRKHVFDIGPVNHQKVTSGKAVVRVRLSSNLEADFPTKFTYDPTPMDTETGVIYAAIVLLGLYVLIIWEIVHRTFAAIIASTLAIGVLAAMNERPSMPKLISWIDVETLLLLFGMMILVAILSETGIFDYLAVYAYQVTNGKVWPLINCLCIFTAILSSFLDNVTTVLLMTPVTIRLCEVMELNPVPVLMSMVIYSNVGGTLTPVGDPPNVIIASNSYIAKNGVNFAIFTLHMAIPIFFVMITTYFQLRMKFKNINDLRFSEPQDVQEIRHEIAVWQRAAASLSSYSKDEDLVRETLLKKVNRLSRSLKKKLVTGTVPVESYKATLEEMKRKYPIRSKTLLVKSAITLTFVITFFFLHSAPDIQKLSLGWTALLGALLLLILADREDIESVIARVEWSTLLFFAALFILMEALAELGLIDWIGKQTENVIMSVSEESRLAVAILIILWVSAFASAFVDNIPLTTMMVKIAIGLAENEALDLPLQPLVWALALGACLGGNGTLIGASANVVCAGVAEQHGYRFTFIEYFKVGFPVMVGSVIVSTIYLMFAHVVFTWH
- the LOC125763400 gene encoding P protein isoform X3; its protein translation is MKVKAPAKRIFRRRVSKQSLDSYPKPNQVTEASLEIWRTLPAAIRQDPSLASFRQEHERLHGTEDDPLPNEDVSADDGEDNNSKEFITIKVTNPDTSVEDGKTSAVVEQCEKNGQNVTTDGEGDEGHETTMGGHHEHGKLFGYVKVGTLLVVWLVFTGFLMSKHEKELIPRQLSVPEGSYRTYILPEPSPGSRIGINLKGAFLSDQHHNNTSTYLSVNLQLLYLPSNNSNTSFFPDHDVKYTENITNVWLVPIPSSLEAIDQMDEMTRKHVFDIGPVNHQKVTSGKAVVRVRLSSNLEADFPTKFTYDPTPMDTETGVIYAAIVLLGLYVLIIWEIVHRTFAAIIASTLAIGVLAAMNERPSMPKLISWIDVETLLLLFGMMILVAILSETGIFDYLAVYAYQVTNGKVWPLINCLCIFTAILSSFLDNVTTVLLMTPVTIRLCEVMELNPVPVLMSMVIYSNVGGTLTPVGDPPNVIIASNSYIAKNGVNFAIFTLHMAIPIFFVMITTYFQLRMKFKNINDLRFSEPQDVQEIRHEIAVWQRAAASLSSYSKDEDLVRETLLKKVNRLSRSLKKKLVTGTVPVESYKATLEEMKRKYPIRSKTLLVKSAITLTFVITFFFLHSAPDIQKLSLGWTALLGALLLLILADREDIESVIARVEWSTLLFFAALFILMEALAELGLIDWIGKQTENVIMSVSEESRLAVAILIILWVSAFASAFVDNIPLTTMMVKIAIGLAENEALDLPLQPLVWALALGACLGGNGTLIGASANVVCAGVAEQHGYRFTFIEYFKVGFPVMVGSVIVSTIYLMFAHVVFTWH
- the LOC125763400 gene encoding P protein isoform X2, with the translated sequence MPKNLRPPTSTSAYGRIGLVPESDDSLHSQEVEPQVTEASLEIWRTLPAAIRQDPSLASFRQEHERLHGTEDDPLPNEDVSADDGEDNNSKEFITIKVTNPDTSVEDGKTSAVVEQCEKNGQNVTTDGEGDEGHETTMGGHHEHGKLFGYVKVGTLLVVWLVFTGFLMSKHEKELIPRQLSVPEGSYRTYILPEPSPGSRIGINLKGAFLSDQHHNNTSTYLSVNLQLLYLPSNNSNTSFFPDHDVKYTENITNVWLVPIPSSLEAIDQMDEMTRKHVFDIGPVNHQKVTSGKAVVRVRLSSNLEADFPTKFTYDPTPMDTETGVIYAAIVLLGLYVLIIWEIVHRTFAAIIASTLAIGVLAAMNERPSMPKLISWIDVETLLLLFGMMILVAILSETGIFDYLAVYAYQVTNGKVWPLINCLCIFTAILSSFLDNVTTVLLMTPVTIRLCEVMELNPVPVLMSMVIYSNVGGTLTPVGDPPNVIIASNSYIAKNGVNFAIFTLHMAIPIFFVMITTYFQLRMKFKNINDLRFSEPQDVQEIRHEIAVWQRAAASLSSYSKDEDLVRETLLKKVNRLSRSLKKKLVTGTVPVESYKATLEEMKRKYPIRSKTLLVKSAITLTFVITFFFLHSAPDIQKLSLGWTALLGALLLLILADREDIESVIARVEWSTLLFFAALFILMEALAELGLIDWIGKQTENVIMSVSEESRLAVAILIILWVSAFASAFVDNIPLTTMMVKIAIGLAENEALDLPLQPLVWALALGACLGGNGTLIGASANVVCAGVAEQHGYRFTFIEYFKVGFPVMVGSVIVSTIYLMFAHVVFTWH
- the LOC125763400 gene encoding P protein isoform X1; protein product: MTAENVLQKAQGQLVKLFRNRKISHCPTLEMKVKAPAKRIFRRRVSKQSLDSYPKPNQVTEASLEIWRTLPAAIRQDPSLASFRQEHERLHGTEDDPLPNEDVSADDGEDNNSKEFITIKVTNPDTSVEDGKTSAVVEQCEKNGQNVTTDGEGDEGHETTMGGHHEHGKLFGYVKVGTLLVVWLVFTGFLMSKHEKELIPRQLSVPEGSYRTYILPEPSPGSRIGINLKGAFLSDQHHNNTSTYLSVNLQLLYLPSNNSNTSFFPDHDVKYTENITNVWLVPIPSSLEAIDQMDEMTRKHVFDIGPVNHQKVTSGKAVVRVRLSSNLEADFPTKFTYDPTPMDTETGVIYAAIVLLGLYVLIIWEIVHRTFAAIIASTLAIGVLAAMNERPSMPKLISWIDVETLLLLFGMMILVAILSETGIFDYLAVYAYQVTNGKVWPLINCLCIFTAILSSFLDNVTTVLLMTPVTIRLCEVMELNPVPVLMSMVIYSNVGGTLTPVGDPPNVIIASNSYIAKNGVNFAIFTLHMAIPIFFVMITTYFQLRMKFKNINDLRFSEPQDVQEIRHEIAVWQRAAASLSSYSKDEDLVRETLLKKVNRLSRSLKKKLVTGTVPVESYKATLEEMKRKYPIRSKTLLVKSAITLTFVITFFFLHSAPDIQKLSLGWTALLGALLLLILADREDIESVIARVEWSTLLFFAALFILMEALAELGLIDWIGKQTENVIMSVSEESRLAVAILIILWVSAFASAFVDNIPLTTMMVKIAIGLAENEALDLPLQPLVWALALGACLGGNGTLIGASANVVCAGVAEQHGYRFTFIEYFKVGFPVMVGSVIVSTIYLMFAHVVFTWH